From one Nyctibius grandis isolate bNycGra1 chromosome 20, bNycGra1.pri, whole genome shotgun sequence genomic stretch:
- the ARF6 gene encoding ADP-ribosylation factor 6: protein MGKVLSKIFGNKEMRILMLGLDAAGKTTILYKLKLGQSVTTIPTVGFNVETVTYKNVKFNVWDVGGQDKIRPLWRHYYTGTQGLIFVVDCADRDRIDEARQELHRIINDREMRDAIILIFANKQDLPDAMKPHEIQEKLGLTRIRDRNWYVQPSCATTGDGLYEGLTWLTSNYKS, encoded by the coding sequence ATGGGCAAGGTGCTGTCCAAGATCTTCGGCAACAAGGAGATGCGGATCCTGATGCTGGGTCTGGACGCGGCCGGTAAAACCACCATCCTGTACAAACTGAAGCTGGGCCAGTCCGTCACCACCATCCCCACCGTGGGCTTCAACGTGGAGACGGTTACTTACAAAAACGTCAAGTTCAACGTGTGGGATGTCGGGGGCCAGGACAAGATCCGGCCCCTCTGGAGGCACTACTACACGGGCACGCAAGGGTTGATCTTTGTGGTGGACTGCGCCGATCGCGACCGCATCGACGAGGCCCGCCAGGAGCTCCACCGCATTATCAACGACAGGGAGATGCGGGACGCCATCATCCTCATCTTCGCCaacaagcaggacctgcctgaTGCCATGAAACCCCACGAAATCCAGGAGAAACTGGGCCTGACCCGCATCAGGGATAGGAATTGGTACGTGCAGCCCTCCTGTGCTACTACAGGGGATGGACTCTATGAAGGGCTGACATGGTTAACATCCAATTATAAATCCTAA